From Actinopolyspora lacussalsi, a single genomic window includes:
- a CDS encoding glutamate/tyrosine decarboxylase-like PLP-dependent enzyme/2-polyprenyl-6-methoxyphenol hydroxylase-like FAD-dependent oxidoreductase (product_source=COG0076/COG0654; cath_funfam=3.40.640.10,3.50.50.60,3.90.1150.10; cog=COG0076,COG0654; pfam=PF00282,PF01494; superfamily=51905,53383), whose translation MTETNRSMKAIIVGAGPVGCLVAIALRSRGIEVELYDKGSDIRLLPPGKGHSFNLTLTQRGLDSLDERVTDLLYANGVPLPQRVIHHTDGSLSYQPYGPSAEHNLLSIPRGMLHRTLLDEADRVGARLFFDYTCVRVNPVAARAHFAVDGTEVHHSEADIVIGCDGANSIVRHEMSRRGARMQLSQDYIDHGFIELEMPPDVNGRHALMEALRDRRQPASQEHGLHVWPRGEFMLLAQPNVDNSYTTSLFMPLRRDAPEEQDFHGLRTPEDVTALFERHFPDITHLLPKLTTDFFAAPPASLKTVKVHPYHFGRTVLIGDSSHTMVPFYGQGINCSFEDVRQFLAILDHNLATFSGDGAIQRSVSEFTETRKGPGDAIAELSLLNLQELTSRTGDSAYHTRKRLERELHQNAPDKFIPLYHMVAFTEIPYDEVVERHQQQSAALDELCGRFDMATEADRIIESYTAVDHFDGLASLLSTPSGSELELARDQMREMLDAVTDRIMDYQDRMSGGGYPASYLQDSEPADYDEGRRASALLREDDIPRVGSDLDSLLSDIFERVITNGMVHPHPGMLSHVPSGGLFQAAVGEFIARILNRFVGVWAATPGFTQIESNVIRWFCTMLGYGEGSFGYLTTGGSIANFMGVRCAVDNSGDTGGRLATVYVSDQGHFSVEKAAKLAGVDPCRVRTIGTDDDYTMDVDQLRDRVEQDRGRGLIPTLVVATAGTTNTGAVDDLRRISEFCRQQGVWLHTDACFGGFFGITERGGKLLAGIEESDSIAVDAHKSLFLPHGTSALLVRDRTNLRAAFEVPGASYIPELTDDPEYVDFCNYGPELTREVRGLTAWLPIKMHGIDAFADTLDQKLDLAERLSACLATFEELEVVARERTHLPVINFRVRAATPEESAERTEQLCKLIRARANVYVTTTRLPREGLVIRACVMHHRTGPLIVDQLLEDVRGSLKEMTQEALSHDIH comes from the coding sequence ATGACGGAGACCAATCGTTCGATGAAAGCGATCATCGTGGGAGCGGGACCGGTCGGATGTCTGGTCGCCATCGCTCTTCGCTCCCGGGGCATCGAGGTCGAGCTCTATGACAAGGGTTCCGACATCCGGCTACTCCCCCCGGGCAAGGGGCACTCCTTCAACCTGACGCTGACCCAGCGCGGACTGGATTCGTTGGACGAGCGGGTCACCGACCTGCTGTACGCCAACGGTGTGCCGTTGCCGCAGCGGGTGATCCACCACACCGACGGAAGTCTTTCCTACCAGCCGTACGGGCCCTCGGCGGAACACAACCTGCTATCCATACCTCGGGGAATGCTGCATCGTACCTTGCTGGACGAGGCCGACCGGGTGGGAGCCCGATTATTCTTCGACTACACCTGCGTCCGAGTGAATCCGGTGGCGGCGCGGGCGCACTTCGCCGTGGACGGCACGGAGGTACATCACTCCGAGGCGGACATCGTCATCGGCTGTGACGGCGCGAACAGCATCGTCCGGCACGAGATGAGCCGCAGGGGTGCGCGGATGCAGCTGTCGCAGGACTACATCGACCACGGGTTCATCGAGCTGGAGATGCCTCCGGACGTCAACGGTCGACACGCGTTGATGGAGGCCCTGCGCGACCGGCGACAGCCCGCCAGTCAGGAACACGGCCTGCACGTCTGGCCACGGGGCGAGTTCATGCTGCTGGCCCAGCCCAACGTCGACAACAGCTACACCACCAGTCTGTTCATGCCCCTGCGGCGCGACGCCCCCGAGGAGCAGGACTTCCACGGACTGCGCACCCCCGAAGACGTGACCGCGCTGTTCGAGCGGCACTTCCCCGACATCACCCATCTCCTGCCGAAGCTGACCACCGATTTCTTCGCGGCGCCGCCGGCGTCGTTGAAAACGGTCAAGGTGCATCCCTACCACTTCGGCCGGACGGTTCTCATCGGCGATTCGTCGCACACGATGGTTCCGTTCTACGGCCAGGGGATCAACTGCAGTTTCGAGGACGTCCGCCAGTTTCTGGCTATTCTGGACCACAACTTGGCGACGTTCTCCGGAGATGGTGCGATCCAGCGGTCCGTCTCCGAATTCACGGAAACCCGTAAGGGGCCGGGTGACGCGATCGCGGAACTGTCCCTGCTCAACCTCCAGGAGCTGACCTCCCGGACGGGGGACTCCGCCTACCACACCAGGAAGCGGTTGGAACGGGAACTGCACCAGAACGCTCCCGACAAGTTCATCCCGCTCTACCACATGGTCGCGTTCACCGAGATCCCCTACGACGAGGTAGTCGAGCGGCACCAGCAGCAGTCCGCGGCGCTGGACGAGCTGTGCGGTCGCTTCGACATGGCCACCGAGGCGGATCGCATCATCGAGTCCTACACCGCTGTCGACCACTTCGACGGCTTGGCATCACTGCTGTCGACTCCGTCCGGATCGGAACTCGAACTCGCCCGCGACCAGATGCGGGAGATGCTCGACGCGGTCACCGACCGCATCATGGACTACCAGGACAGGATGTCGGGTGGCGGATATCCGGCATCTTACCTGCAGGACTCCGAGCCCGCCGACTACGACGAGGGGCGACGGGCCAGCGCCCTGCTACGCGAGGACGACATCCCCCGGGTCGGATCGGACCTCGACTCCCTGCTGTCGGACATCTTCGAGCGGGTGATCACCAACGGCATGGTGCACCCGCATCCGGGGATGCTCTCGCACGTGCCCTCCGGAGGTCTGTTCCAGGCCGCTGTCGGTGAGTTCATCGCCCGAATACTGAACAGGTTCGTCGGAGTCTGGGCGGCGACGCCGGGATTCACCCAGATCGAGTCCAACGTGATCCGCTGGTTCTGCACGATGCTCGGCTACGGCGAGGGATCGTTCGGTTATTTGACCACGGGCGGTTCGATCGCCAACTTCATGGGCGTTCGGTGCGCGGTGGACAACAGCGGGGACACCGGGGGGCGGCTCGCCACCGTCTACGTGTCCGACCAAGGCCACTTCTCCGTGGAGAAGGCCGCCAAGCTGGCCGGAGTCGACCCCTGCCGGGTTCGGACGATCGGGACCGACGACGACTACACGATGGACGTCGATCAGCTGCGCGATCGGGTCGAGCAGGACCGTGGGCGGGGACTGATCCCGACACTGGTCGTGGCCACCGCGGGAACCACGAACACCGGAGCCGTCGACGATCTGCGAAGGATCAGCGAGTTCTGCCGGCAACAGGGCGTCTGGCTGCACACCGATGCTTGCTTCGGTGGTTTCTTCGGCATCACCGAACGAGGCGGGAAGCTGCTGGCCGGAATCGAGGAATCGGACTCCATCGCGGTGGACGCGCACAAGTCGCTGTTCCTGCCGCACGGCACCTCCGCGCTGCTCGTTCGGGACCGGACGAACCTGCGGGCCGCGTTCGAGGTTCCCGGAGCCAGCTACATCCCCGAACTCACCGACGACCCGGAGTACGTCGACTTCTGCAACTACGGACCGGAACTGACCCGGGAAGTGCGCGGTCTGACGGCCTGGTTGCCGATCAAGATGCACGGCATCGACGCCTTCGCCGACACCCTGGACCAGAAGTTGGACCTGGCCGAGCGGCTGTCGGCCTGCCTGGCGACCTTCGAGGAACTGGAGGTCGTGGCCAGGGAACGGACGCATCTGCCGGTGATCAACTTCCGAGTGCGGGCAGCCACCCCCGAGGAATCGGCCGAACGTACCGAACAGCTGTGCAAGCTCATCCGCGCGCGGGCGAACGTCTACGTGACCACCACGCGGCTTCCCCGCGAGGGCCTGGTGATCCGGGCGTGCGTGATGCACCACCGGACCGGGCCGCTCATCGTCGACCAGCTTCTCGAAGACGTCCGAGGCTCCCTCAAGGAAATGACACAGGAGGCACTCAGCCATGACATCCACTGA
- a CDS encoding two-component system response regulator DesR (product_source=KO:K07693; cath_funfam=1.10.10.10,3.40.50.2300; cog=COG2197; ko=KO:K07693; pfam=PF00072,PF00196; smart=SM00421,SM00448; superfamily=46894,52172) encodes MITAMLAEDMHMLRGALVALLKTEPDIDVVAEIVSGDEVLPTAHEHRPNVAVLDIDLPGKDGLTAAAEIHEQLPEIRTLMLTGLGRAATLRRALSTKVGGFILKDAPPTELTDAIRSVAAGNRVVDSQLALAAFDTVECPLTTRETEVLRLAADGADVVEIASTLFLTAGTVRNYLTTIASKLNARNRLDAVRIARESGWL; translated from the coding sequence GTGATCACGGCTATGCTCGCCGAGGACATGCACATGCTCCGCGGCGCTCTGGTCGCTCTACTCAAGACGGAACCGGACATCGACGTGGTGGCCGAGATCGTCTCCGGTGACGAAGTGCTGCCGACCGCTCACGAACACCGCCCGAACGTCGCGGTGCTCGACATCGATCTGCCGGGCAAGGACGGGCTGACCGCCGCAGCCGAGATCCACGAGCAACTCCCCGAGATTCGCACTCTCATGCTCACCGGTCTCGGGCGGGCGGCGACGCTTCGCCGAGCGCTGTCGACCAAGGTGGGCGGTTTCATCCTCAAGGACGCCCCACCGACGGAGCTGACCGACGCCATTCGGAGTGTGGCCGCGGGAAATCGGGTGGTGGACAGCCAACTGGCACTGGCGGCGTTCGACACCGTGGAGTGCCCGCTGACCACGCGGGAAACCGAAGTGCTGCGGCTGGCCGCGGACGGCGCCGACGTAGTGGAGATCGCCAGCACCCTGTTTCTGACCGCCGGAACGGTGCGCAACTACCTCACCACCATCGCGAGCAAGCTCAACGCGCGCAACCGGCTCGACGCCGTACGAATCGCCAGGGAGTCCGGCTGGCTGTAG
- a CDS encoding hypothetical protein (product_source=Hypo-rule applied) gives MASTVSERITSFCASLNLAGDQAVAARTGLVIDELDGWTNPADARVSPTTVSWAGVAAATEPVMTRIEAVTR, from the coding sequence ATGGCTTCCACGGTGTCCGAGCGGATAACGTCGTTCTGCGCATCGCTGAACCTCGCAGGTGATCAGGCGGTCGCTGCCCGTACGGGGCTGGTGATCGACGAGCTCGACGGCTGGACGAATCCCGCCGATGCCCGGGTGTCACCCACCACGGTCTCCTGGGCCGGCGTTGCCGCCGCGACGGAGCCGGTGATGACGCGAATCGAGGCGGTGACTCGATGA
- a CDS encoding ribosomal protein S12 methylthiotransferase accessory factor (product_source=KO:K09136; cog=COG1944; ko=KO:K09136; pfam=PF02624; tigrfam=TIGR03604,TIGR03882), with protein MNPTAENSGRLLVGFKSYLRLEVVSGDAAYVFSERGVTALEGSGMELIAPMLDGTRNLEDLYRDLPEGVTSQQAGSLLIQLAEANLLELRDPVRVSSGNAAERAYWETAGLDADTVRSETIGATVGLIALGDVDEDSARQALTGAGLRVRTADTAAAPHESTLLSVVLCDDYLRVDLGEVDARHRATNKPWLLAKPVGAQLWVGPVFDPSESERACWHCMATRIWGHRQAEAHVQATLRKQGPAHRVRAAIPALTATGMHLVALEASKWLAGYRSAEQRGVWTLDSLDLGARHHDVRPRPQCRSCGDPDLVRNRAWHPVEVRSRRKAEGTGGGSRSRTARQTLDDYRHLVSPVTGVIKEIRQDPRGPALFNSFRSGPNLAVGNGGVERLRTALRTENGGKGTTPLHAEVSALCEALERHCGYFHGDEERVRGSFRALSDRAIHPDTCQLFDERQYTGRAEWNRRHSPFQFVCDPFDEEAELDWTPVWSMTRKQHRLLPTGMLYFDAPGSSSVRADSNGNAAGSSVEDAVLQGLLELVERDAVALWWYNRTRAAGVDLDSFTDPWIDEVRAAHAGLDRQLWVLDVTSDLGVPTMVAISRRTDKPSEDIMFGFGAHLSPQVALHRCLTELNQLMPTMIGIDDDGDYGWSDPDAVHWWRTATVHNQPYLLPDPKQRPRTAADHVAEQESDLLAELSLVQRRLEASGMELLVLDQTRPDIGLPVVKTIVPGLRSFWARFGPGRLYDVPVRLGRVAEPTRYEDLNPLPLFL; from the coding sequence ATGAATCCGACGGCCGAGAACTCGGGGCGACTGCTGGTCGGCTTCAAATCGTACCTACGTCTGGAGGTCGTCAGCGGAGACGCCGCTTATGTCTTTTCCGAACGTGGTGTGACGGCGTTGGAGGGATCGGGTATGGAGCTGATAGCTCCGATGCTGGACGGTACCCGGAATCTGGAGGATCTGTATCGCGATCTTCCCGAAGGTGTCACGTCACAGCAGGCCGGTAGTTTGCTCATCCAACTGGCCGAAGCGAATCTGCTGGAGCTGCGGGACCCGGTACGGGTCAGCAGCGGGAATGCCGCCGAGCGCGCGTACTGGGAAACAGCGGGGCTCGACGCGGACACGGTACGTTCGGAGACCATCGGTGCCACGGTGGGTTTGATCGCGCTCGGCGATGTTGACGAGGACAGTGCGAGGCAGGCTCTGACCGGCGCCGGACTGCGGGTCCGAACTGCGGACACGGCGGCCGCGCCGCACGAATCGACGCTGCTGTCCGTGGTGCTCTGCGATGACTACCTGCGTGTCGATCTCGGGGAAGTGGACGCCCGACACCGGGCGACGAACAAGCCGTGGTTGCTGGCCAAACCGGTTGGCGCGCAGTTGTGGGTCGGGCCGGTTTTCGATCCGTCCGAGTCCGAGCGGGCTTGCTGGCACTGCATGGCCACCAGGATCTGGGGGCATCGCCAGGCGGAGGCTCACGTGCAGGCCACGTTGCGGAAACAAGGGCCCGCGCATCGGGTCAGGGCTGCGATACCCGCGCTGACCGCTACCGGAATGCACCTGGTCGCTTTGGAAGCGAGCAAGTGGTTGGCCGGATATCGGTCCGCCGAACAACGCGGGGTGTGGACCCTGGACAGCCTCGACCTGGGGGCGAGGCACCACGATGTTCGGCCTCGGCCGCAGTGCCGTTCGTGCGGTGATCCGGACCTGGTGCGTAACCGGGCGTGGCATCCGGTGGAGGTTCGGAGCCGACGCAAGGCCGAGGGCACCGGTGGAGGATCACGCTCGCGCACGGCCCGGCAAACGCTCGACGACTACCGGCACCTGGTCAGCCCGGTCACCGGTGTGATCAAGGAGATCCGACAGGATCCGCGCGGTCCGGCTCTGTTCAACTCCTTTCGCAGTGGTCCCAACCTTGCCGTCGGAAACGGGGGAGTGGAGCGATTACGTACGGCGTTACGCACCGAGAACGGCGGTAAGGGGACCACCCCGTTGCATGCCGAGGTCAGCGCGCTGTGCGAGGCGCTGGAACGGCATTGCGGATATTTCCACGGCGACGAGGAACGTGTCCGGGGCAGTTTCCGCGCACTGTCGGACAGGGCGATCCATCCCGACACCTGCCAGCTTTTCGACGAGCGGCAGTACACCGGACGCGCGGAGTGGAACCGCCGGCACTCACCCTTCCAGTTCGTCTGCGATCCCTTCGACGAGGAAGCCGAGTTGGACTGGACGCCAGTGTGGTCGATGACCAGGAAGCAACACCGGTTGCTCCCGACGGGGATGTTGTACTTCGACGCACCGGGGTCGTCGTCGGTGCGTGCGGATTCGAACGGGAACGCGGCCGGTAGCAGCGTCGAGGACGCGGTGCTGCAGGGCCTGCTGGAACTGGTGGAGCGGGACGCGGTCGCACTGTGGTGGTACAACCGCACCCGCGCGGCCGGGGTTGACCTGGACTCCTTCACCGATCCGTGGATCGACGAGGTACGCGCGGCCCACGCCGGGCTGGACCGTCAGCTGTGGGTACTGGACGTGACCTCCGATCTGGGGGTTCCGACCATGGTCGCGATCTCCCGGCGTACCGACAAACCCAGTGAGGACATCATGTTCGGGTTCGGTGCGCACCTCTCTCCCCAGGTGGCGCTGCACCGCTGCCTGACCGAACTGAACCAGTTGATGCCCACGATGATCGGTATCGACGATGACGGCGACTACGGCTGGAGCGACCCCGACGCGGTTCACTGGTGGCGCACCGCGACGGTCCACAACCAGCCCTACCTGCTGCCCGATCCGAAGCAGCGGCCGCGGACAGCCGCCGACCACGTCGCCGAGCAGGAGTCGGATCTCCTCGCCGAGCTGAGCCTGGTCCAGCGACGGTTGGAGGCGTCGGGCATGGAGCTGCTCGTGCTCGACCAGACCCGTCCCGATATAGGACTGCCGGTGGTCAAGACGATCGTGCCGGGACTGCGCAGTTTCTGGGCCAGGTTCGGCCCCGGACGACTCTACGACGTCCCGGTGCGCCTCGGTCGGGTCGCCGAGCCGACCCGCTACGAGGATCTGAACCCGCTACCGCTGTTTCTCTGA
- a CDS encoding DNA-binding SARP family transcriptional activator (product_source=COG3629; cath_funfam=1.25.40.10,3.40.50.300; cog=COG3629; pfam=PF00931,PF03704; smart=SM00382,SM01043; superfamily=48452,52540) — protein sequence MEVVWNGNPPRTAAEQIQTCIWRLRRMFVLAGAPQDPIETTPSGYALRVDPDHVDTTLFERLAREARSIASEGGSALAATRYREALRLFRGPVLAEISSPLLHSVAASWEERRLTALEECFNLELSSGMSAELVDELTALVWLHPLRERFRAQLMRALRDSDRRAEALAAYQDCRNKMVSELGLEPSSTLQELHHGILADEPVRTDAAPSRVPALLPGDITDFVGRQDQITELTRLLTDSGSPAVPESDNARMFTLLGRRGAGKTALAVHTAHRVRDHFPGGQLYADLGDTPGDLARTAEILRGFLRALGVPAAEIPEDTHACASLYRSLVAERRMLVVLDDAVNSAQIERLLPSGPRTAVIVTTRSNLTDLPGSVPIEVETFSEQEALTLLGRIIGSGRVEAELGSARKIVAAAGRLPLAVRAAGARLVGRPNVGLAHFAQRLGHPFRRLDMFSYGTLDLRARLSANTHALSAEPRMLWCALGLVGMSDFDTRPAAQLADCAPSHAERLLDQLVDQRLVDITGIDDEEHIHYHMHELVGLYAKERAHAELPEPVRTRVSNVAVNGFPDDWRTTVRSGV from the coding sequence GTGGAAGTGGTGTGGAACGGCAACCCACCGAGAACCGCGGCCGAGCAGATTCAGACCTGCATCTGGCGGCTACGCCGCATGTTCGTGCTGGCGGGCGCTCCGCAGGACCCCATCGAGACCACACCCTCCGGATACGCGCTGCGCGTCGATCCGGACCATGTGGACACCACCCTCTTCGAACGACTCGCCCGAGAGGCCAGGTCCATCGCCTCGGAGGGAGGATCAGCGCTGGCGGCCACACGTTACCGTGAGGCGCTGCGACTGTTCCGCGGCCCGGTGCTGGCCGAGATCTCCTCCCCCCTGCTGCATTCCGTGGCAGCGTCCTGGGAGGAGCGCAGGCTGACAGCCCTGGAAGAATGCTTCAATCTCGAGCTTTCCTCGGGAATGAGCGCCGAGCTCGTCGACGAACTGACGGCGCTGGTGTGGCTGCATCCGTTGCGTGAACGGTTCCGGGCACAGCTCATGCGCGCGCTGCGAGACAGTGATCGCCGCGCCGAGGCGCTGGCGGCCTACCAGGACTGCCGCAACAAGATGGTCTCCGAACTGGGGCTGGAGCCCAGCTCGACATTGCAGGAACTGCACCACGGCATTCTGGCCGATGAACCGGTGAGAACCGATGCGGCCCCGAGCCGCGTTCCCGCTCTGCTGCCCGGCGACATCACCGATTTCGTCGGGCGACAGGACCAGATCACCGAGCTCACCCGATTGCTCACCGACAGCGGTAGCCCCGCCGTCCCCGAGTCCGACAACGCCCGTATGTTCACTCTGCTCGGCCGCAGAGGAGCGGGCAAGACGGCGCTGGCCGTGCACACCGCCCATCGGGTGCGTGACCATTTCCCGGGCGGGCAGCTCTACGCCGACCTCGGCGATACCCCCGGGGACTTGGCGAGGACCGCCGAAATCCTGCGGGGTTTCCTGCGCGCACTCGGCGTTCCCGCCGCCGAGATCCCAGAGGACACGCACGCCTGTGCGTCCCTGTACCGGAGCCTCGTGGCCGAACGCCGGATGCTCGTCGTGCTCGACGACGCGGTGAACTCCGCCCAGATCGAGCGACTACTACCCAGTGGCCCGAGAACCGCGGTGATCGTTACCACGCGGTCCAATCTCACCGATCTGCCGGGTAGCGTCCCGATCGAGGTGGAGACGTTCTCCGAACAGGAAGCGCTGACGCTGCTCGGCCGTATCATCGGGTCCGGACGAGTGGAGGCGGAACTCGGCAGCGCGAGAAAGATAGTAGCGGCAGCGGGCCGGTTGCCGTTGGCGGTCAGAGCCGCCGGTGCCCGGCTGGTCGGGCGGCCGAACGTCGGCCTGGCGCACTTCGCCCAGCGGCTGGGCCATCCGTTCCGCCGGCTGGACATGTTCTCGTACGGAACGCTCGACCTGCGCGCCCGGTTATCGGCCAACACCCACGCCCTGTCGGCGGAGCCCCGAATGCTGTGGTGCGCCCTGGGGCTGGTCGGCATGTCCGATTTCGACACACGTCCCGCGGCACAACTGGCCGACTGTGCCCCCTCACACGCGGAGAGACTGCTGGACCAGCTGGTTGACCAGCGCCTGGTGGACATCACGGGCATCGACGACGAAGAGCACATCCACTACCACATGCACGAGCTGGTCGGTCTGTACGCCAAAGAACGAGCGCATGCGGAGTTACCGGAGCCGGTGCGCACACGTGTTTCCAATGTCGCGGTCAACGGCTTTCCCGACGACTGGCGGACGACCGTGCGCTCCGGTGTGTGA
- a CDS encoding SagB-type dehydrogenase family enzyme (product_source=TIGR03605; cath_funfam=3.40.109.10; superfamily=46785,55469; tigrfam=TIGR03605): protein MYQQVHTRSPERFRLWSLREDTLVEDNETDEDSLVVFTRWGEVSIPNPGTRVKEWLQRMSLGPVALENMLSLRTMNGSRQRGGAAEDDPNYPELMRVLDLLSGSVVHSLAIDDCSGPLLSAVPITHDASFEFPRIEKRDEFRLSRFVALRPYQGVMVLESPLAGYRVVLHRPRVAAAIGMLARPADIGELASGVGFDETTVRQLVGHLVAAGMVVVGTRIPATAEPVFAEDSDTGLTPWSHHDLLFHSRSGAGHDDAAVGAVFEHSDLPSPPAVPARPHGRRFRLSRPSLERFTAHDASLTATMEQAKSYRCFGSAPVSVDQLGELLYRCARIRSVWTLAGPGGEQYESTDRPYPAMGGTHALELYLTLDRCSGLPRGIYHYDPSDHSVTLIETPGERMGNLLDSARMSGGMAQRPSALITMTVRILRVSWLYSGIAYAMALKQVGLLQQTLHLVTTAMRLAPCALVSSNGAVAAEAFRLNWPAEVSVGEFVLGTLPDERTTAAV from the coding sequence ATGTACCAGCAGGTCCACACCCGATCACCGGAGCGATTCAGGTTGTGGTCGTTGCGCGAGGACACGCTCGTCGAGGACAACGAGACTGACGAGGACAGCTTGGTTGTGTTCACTCGCTGGGGGGAGGTTTCGATACCGAACCCGGGAACACGGGTGAAGGAGTGGCTGCAACGCATGAGTCTGGGACCGGTGGCCCTGGAGAACATGCTGTCCCTGCGCACCATGAACGGCAGCAGACAACGCGGTGGTGCGGCGGAGGACGATCCGAACTACCCCGAACTCATGCGGGTGTTGGATCTGCTGTCGGGCTCGGTGGTGCACTCGCTGGCCATCGACGACTGCTCCGGACCGCTGTTGTCCGCGGTGCCGATCACGCACGACGCGTCGTTCGAATTCCCCCGGATCGAGAAACGGGACGAGTTCCGACTGTCCCGCTTCGTCGCCCTGCGCCCCTACCAGGGCGTGATGGTCCTGGAGTCCCCGCTGGCGGGGTACCGAGTGGTGCTGCATCGTCCGCGGGTGGCCGCGGCGATCGGCATGTTGGCGAGGCCCGCCGATATCGGCGAGCTGGCTTCCGGCGTGGGCTTCGACGAAACGACGGTACGTCAGCTCGTCGGCCACCTGGTCGCGGCCGGCATGGTGGTGGTCGGGACCAGGATCCCGGCAACCGCGGAGCCGGTGTTCGCGGAGGACTCCGACACCGGACTGACTCCGTGGTCACACCACGATCTGCTGTTCCACTCGCGGAGCGGAGCCGGTCATGACGACGCCGCGGTCGGCGCGGTCTTCGAACACAGTGACCTGCCGTCACCACCGGCGGTGCCCGCCAGGCCGCACGGCAGGCGGTTCCGGTTGAGCCGTCCGTCGTTGGAGCGGTTCACCGCGCACGACGCGTCGTTGACGGCGACGATGGAGCAGGCGAAGTCCTATCGGTGCTTCGGTAGTGCACCGGTGAGTGTCGACCAGCTCGGTGAACTGCTGTACCGCTGCGCCAGGATCCGGTCGGTGTGGACCCTGGCCGGCCCGGGGGGAGAACAGTACGAGAGCACCGACCGCCCGTATCCCGCCATGGGCGGCACGCACGCGCTGGAGCTCTACCTGACCCTGGACCGCTGCTCGGGACTGCCGCGCGGTATCTATCATTACGATCCGAGCGATCACTCGGTGACATTGATCGAGACGCCGGGGGAACGCATGGGGAACTTGCTGGACAGCGCGCGGATGTCCGGTGGAATGGCCCAGCGCCCCTCGGCACTGATCACGATGACTGTGCGAATCCTGCGAGTGTCCTGGCTTTACAGTGGGATCGCTTACGCGATGGCGTTGAAACAGGTGGGGCTGCTCCAGCAGACGCTGCACCTCGTCACCACCGCGATGCGGCTCGCGCCGTGTGCGCTGGTCAGCTCCAACGGTGCCGTGGCAGCCGAGGCATTCCGGCTGAACTGGCCTGCTGAGGTCAGTGTCGGTGAGTTCGTCCTCGGCACCCTGCCGGATGAGCGGACCACCGCTGCCGTCTAG